The following are encoded together in the Candidatus Nomurabacteria bacterium genome:
- the lepA gene encoding elongation factor 4 has product MKTEGSHFENIRNFSIIAHIDHGKSTLADRMLEDTMHQQIRSRGKERVLDRLDLEQEKGITIKLQAARMVWKGHQLNLIDTPGHVDFSYEVSRSLAACEAALLLVDAGQGIQAQTISNTRKALELGLKLIPVINKIDIETANIEERVLELREILGFQPEEIIKVSGKTGEGVPELLDAIIERCPSPTGRIDEPLQALIFDSFYDEYKGVVVAVRVVDGQIGRDGQSYGNSNALPTLHLLRREEEFKPSEIGIFAPDLEEVGALKAGEVGYIGTGLKDISYFTVGDTISDNPETLPLPGYNPPKPNVYATFFPTEPDGYEDLRIGLNKLSLNDAALTFTEQRSNLLGSGFRCGFLGLLHMEIIQERLEREYDVSLIITAPTVEYHIKKTNGELLEIQTPQEMPDPSEIEEINEPWVRVEILTPQRYMGPLMELCQSRRGSFVNTKFINDASTSDLIVQYMVIEYDIPLASLVSNFFDQMKNLSSGYASMEYELIDYFPVDLVKVAVLVNKEEVPSLSFLETKDGARSRAIKLLEVMKEVIPRQQFQVPLQAAIGSKIIAREDVRAFRKDVTGKLYGGDYSRKKKLLEKQKKGKKRLKQIGQVNIPQEAFLAILKT; this is encoded by the coding sequence ATGAAAACAGAAGGCTCACATTTTGAGAACATAAGGAATTTTTCCATCATAGCCCATATTGATCATGGGAAGTCTACCCTGGCAGATAGAATGCTTGAGGATACTATGCATCAGCAGATACGCTCGAGAGGAAAGGAGCGCGTGCTCGATCGGTTGGATCTTGAGCAGGAAAAAGGTATCACTATAAAACTTCAAGCAGCCCGTATGGTGTGGAAGGGTCATCAGTTAAACCTGATCGATACGCCTGGTCATGTAGATTTCTCTTATGAGGTTTCGAGGTCTCTTGCCGCATGCGAAGCTGCATTGCTACTGGTTGATGCTGGACAGGGTATACAGGCGCAAACGATATCAAATACAAGAAAAGCCTTAGAACTCGGTCTCAAATTGATTCCGGTGATCAATAAGATAGATATTGAGACAGCAAACATTGAGGAACGAGTTTTGGAATTAAGAGAGATCTTAGGTTTTCAACCTGAAGAGATCATTAAAGTTTCAGGAAAGACTGGTGAAGGAGTTCCGGAGCTACTGGATGCGATCATTGAAAGGTGTCCCTCTCCTACTGGAAGGATAGATGAACCACTACAGGCATTGATATTTGACAGTTTCTATGATGAATACAAGGGAGTTGTAGTTGCTGTAAGGGTCGTCGATGGTCAGATTGGGAGAGATGGTCAATCATATGGAAATAGTAATGCGCTTCCTACACTACATTTGCTCAGACGAGAAGAAGAATTCAAGCCTAGCGAAATTGGGATCTTTGCTCCAGATCTTGAAGAAGTTGGGGCATTAAAAGCTGGGGAGGTCGGATATATTGGTACTGGGTTGAAGGATATTAGTTATTTCACGGTTGGAGATACTATCTCAGATAACCCTGAAACCCTACCCCTACCTGGCTACAACCCTCCAAAACCAAATGTATATGCGACATTTTTTCCGACAGAACCTGATGGCTATGAAGATCTGCGGATCGGACTGAATAAACTCTCGCTCAATGATGCCGCTCTGACATTTACAGAACAGAGAAGTAACCTACTTGGGTCAGGGTTTAGATGCGGTTTTTTGGGTTTGTTGCATATGGAGATAATTCAGGAGCGACTGGAGAGGGAATATGACGTTTCCCTTATCATTACAGCTCCGACAGTTGAGTACCATATCAAAAAGACCAACGGAGAACTGCTTGAGATCCAAACCCCTCAGGAGATGCCTGATCCTTCGGAGATCGAGGAGATCAATGAACCGTGGGTTAGAGTAGAGATCCTTACTCCACAAAGATACATGGGTCCGCTAATGGAATTGTGTCAAAGTAGACGGGGTTCGTTTGTGAATACGAAATTCATCAATGACGCATCAACCTCTGACCTGATCGTACAGTACATGGTGATCGAGTACGATATCCCACTTGCATCTCTAGTCTCAAACTTTTTTGATCAAATGAAAAATCTGTCCAGTGGATATGCTTCAATGGAATACGAATTGATAGACTACTTCCCAGTAGACCTTGTGAAAGTTGCAGTTCTTGTAAATAAGGAAGAGGTCCCATCGCTTAGTTTCCTTGAGACAAAAGATGGTGCTAGATCAAGAGCAATAAAGTTGTTGGAGGTTATGAAAGAGGTTATCCCACGTCAACAATTTCAAGTCCCATTACAAGCTGCTATCGGCAGTAAGATTATTGCAAGAGAGGATGTCCGAGCATTTAGAAAAGATGTTACAGGAAAATTGTATGGTGGTGACTATTCGAGGAAAAAGAAACTACTTGAAAAGCAGAAGAAGGGGAAAAAGCGCCTGAAACAGATAGGACAAGTAAATATCCCACAAGAAGCTTTTCTTGCGATCCTCAAGACATAA
- a CDS encoding DNA replication/repair protein RecF, with product MKLTNFRKFEKVEFDLDSDLVVIHGDNAVGKSTILEALHFITNHHSPFTSELQHLYRNTITDDVYFRIEADIVKDGDTRTYALFQNGGSKQYIIDGHRTTKKKFRELVASTIFSPEQIEQLMISPQQRRDFLNSLILKVDPDYEELLSKFNRVLKQRNSYVKRLAKHFYETGEVMSDDRQLRYWSELLSKFSANVMSARINYIEQMFDDDFRMEYRPSLQLEGFESLADLGSLQGNHFNAMMERVRRDIAVGHTTIGAHRDDWGIDAGKDIRSEGSRGEKRLAIGRIIFRSQEIYNEKNGFYPLLMLDDISSELDDRNTTSILDKDLISKQQTIITTIKLHDLPQEVLDNAKVIELKA from the coding sequence TTGAAACTCACTAATTTCCGTAAGTTCGAGAAAGTCGAATTTGATCTCGATAGCGATCTGGTCGTTATACACGGTGATAATGCTGTCGGAAAAAGCACCATCCTCGAAGCTCTACACTTCATTACCAATCACCACTCTCCTTTTACTTCCGAATTGCAACATCTGTATCGAAATACAATTACAGATGATGTTTATTTCAGGATCGAGGCGGATATTGTGAAGGATGGGGATACTAGGACTTATGCACTATTTCAAAATGGTGGTTCGAAACAGTACATAATTGACGGGCACAGAACCACAAAGAAAAAATTCCGTGAGTTGGTAGCCTCAACCATATTTAGCCCAGAGCAGATCGAGCAGTTGATGATCTCTCCTCAACAACGCAGGGATTTTCTAAATTCCCTGATACTAAAAGTCGATCCAGATTATGAAGAACTCCTTTCGAAATTCAACAGAGTATTAAAACAACGCAATTCTTACGTGAAAAGATTAGCAAAACACTTCTATGAGACCGGAGAGGTTATGAGTGACGACCGTCAATTGCGATACTGGAGTGAACTATTGTCAAAATTCTCCGCTAATGTCATGAGTGCTAGGATCAATTACATAGAGCAGATGTTTGATGATGATTTTAGGATGGAATACAGACCCTCCCTACAATTGGAAGGTTTCGAATCTCTAGCAGATCTTGGCTCCCTCCAAGGCAATCATTTTAACGCCATGATGGAGCGTGTGAGAAGAGACATCGCTGTTGGACATACTACTATCGGTGCACACCGTGACGATTGGGGAATAGACGCAGGAAAAGATATCAGATCCGAAGGTTCTAGAGGAGAGAAACGTCTGGCTATCGGAAGGATCATCTTTAGATCTCAAGAGATCTATAACGAGAAGAATGGATTCTACCCTTTGCTAATGCTCGATGATATATCATCCGAACTCGATGATCGCAATACTACATCCATTCTTGATAAGGATCTGATATCAAAGCAACAAACCATCATCACTACGATCAAGTTGCATGATCTTCCACAAGAGGTCTTAGACAATGCCAAAGTAATAGAGCTCAAAGCCTAA
- a CDS encoding ribonuclease H-like domain-containing protein, protein MIFLDIETQNDWSGEDIFRIEEMRVSYVGVIDDEGREYDFWEDDMDNLMKLMSLSDMIVHYNGFTFDMPVLANYLGDTVLKLPQLDLMVAVAKKIGFRPKLDDLTKATLGHGKIGKGYDAVKYWASGDLENLKKYCLEDVRLTRQIYEYGIQNGSIKYFDKNGFLTETDIDWSLGERVASKSEDEDVISMF, encoded by the coding sequence GTGATATTTCTTGATATTGAAACCCAAAATGATTGGTCAGGAGAAGACATCTTTCGGATAGAGGAGATGCGTGTTTCATATGTCGGAGTAATTGATGATGAGGGTAGGGAGTATGATTTTTGGGAAGATGATATGGATAATCTTATGAAACTGATGTCTCTGTCCGACATGATCGTACATTATAACGGTTTCACTTTTGATATGCCGGTATTAGCAAACTATCTTGGGGATACTGTTCTGAAATTGCCTCAACTTGATCTGATGGTTGCTGTTGCGAAAAAGATCGGCTTCCGTCCAAAATTAGATGACCTGACAAAAGCGACTTTGGGTCATGGGAAGATAGGTAAGGGATATGATGCGGTCAAATACTGGGCATCAGGCGATCTGGAGAATCTAAAAAAATACTGTTTGGAGGATGTTCGATTAACAAGACAGATATATGAATACGGAATACAGAACGGATCGATAAAGTATTTCGATAAAAATGGTTTCTTAACTGAAACAGACATCGATTGGTCTTTGGGTGAAAGGGTTGCATCTAAAAGTGAAGACGAGGATGTGATCAGTATGTTCTGA
- a CDS encoding iron-sulfur cluster assembly scaffold protein — protein sequence MNTTSLYKEHVIDHYKDPRNWGRMDNYTHYAKVENSSCGDEMELFIEVNDGVVKDIRYLGRGCAISIATMSMFSEILKGKQLDDIKKLSEEDVLSLVGMNSDSGRKKCALLSLSALEKALESKEI from the coding sequence ATGAATACAACTTCTCTATATAAAGAACACGTTATAGATCATTACAAAGATCCTAGAAATTGGGGGAGGATGGATAACTATACCCACTATGCAAAGGTCGAAAATTCCTCATGCGGTGATGAAATGGAGCTATTTATTGAGGTTAATGATGGTGTGGTTAAGGATATCCGATATCTAGGAAGGGGTTGTGCGATAAGTATCGCTACTATGTCCATGTTCTCAGAGATCCTTAAAGGAAAGCAGTTGGACGATATAAAGAAGCTTTCTGAAGAAGACGTTTTATCTTTGGTAGGTATGAATAGCGATAGCGGTCGCAAGAAGTGCGCACTTCTTAGCCTGTCAGCATTAGAAAAGGCTCTGGAGTCTAAAGAGATCTAG
- the sufS gene encoding SufS family cysteine desulfurase: MDDIRSQFPILQREVNGKQLVYLDNAATTQKPKQVIDSITNYYTNYNANVHRGLHTLSTEATNAYEEAHRKAADLIGATPEEVFFVSNATEGLNFICNTVAEQGLEEGDVVVITEMEHHSNIVPWQMASRRKKFKLEWIPVTESASGLDLSYLEFLVRKYREKLKLISFVHISNVLGVKTDVKKVVEIAKTVGALTVLDATQTVAHTQIDVGELDIDYLVFSGHKMFGPTGIGVVYGKHELLEETEPWLGGGDMISKVWKNGAEWAELPWRFEAGTPNIAGGVGLMSAIDWMANNLLMTQVEAHEKALTKIAVEGLKRDSRIKIFGPDDADKRNSLVSFVVNGMHPHDVSSMLDEYGIAVRAGYHCAEPLHKRFNMQPTVRASFSVYNTEDEVKYFLEILDKVISEFVG; this comes from the coding sequence GTGGATGACATCCGAAGCCAGTTCCCGATCCTTCAACGGGAGGTGAACGGCAAACAACTCGTATACTTGGACAACGCTGCGACCACGCAGAAGCCTAAACAGGTCATTGATTCCATCACCAACTATTACACAAACTACAATGCTAACGTACATCGTGGACTCCACACGCTTTCAACTGAGGCTACAAACGCCTACGAGGAAGCCCATCGCAAAGCAGCTGACCTGATCGGTGCAACTCCTGAGGAGGTTTTCTTTGTCTCTAATGCAACAGAAGGATTGAATTTCATATGTAATACCGTTGCTGAGCAGGGTCTAGAAGAGGGGGATGTTGTAGTGATAACAGAAATGGAGCACCACTCGAACATTGTGCCTTGGCAGATGGCCTCTCGACGGAAGAAATTTAAGTTAGAGTGGATACCTGTCACCGAATCCGCTTCCGGATTAGATCTTTCATATCTAGAATTCTTGGTACGAAAATACCGTGAGAAGTTGAAATTAATATCTTTTGTACATATTTCTAATGTTCTTGGTGTAAAAACAGATGTAAAGAAGGTTGTGGAGATAGCAAAGACTGTAGGAGCTTTGACAGTTTTAGATGCAACACAGACCGTTGCCCATACACAGATCGATGTAGGAGAACTTGATATCGATTATCTGGTATTTTCTGGGCATAAAATGTTTGGTCCAACAGGGATCGGAGTGGTATATGGAAAGCACGAACTGCTTGAGGAAACCGAACCATGGCTCGGTGGCGGGGATATGATATCAAAAGTATGGAAGAACGGTGCCGAGTGGGCAGAGCTTCCTTGGAGATTTGAGGCTGGAACTCCAAACATCGCAGGAGGAGTAGGGTTGATGTCGGCGATCGATTGGATGGCTAATAATCTTCTGATGACTCAGGTCGAGGCACATGAAAAAGCTCTTACGAAGATTGCTGTAGAAGGGCTTAAGCGAGATAGTCGTATCAAGATCTTTGGACCAGATGATGCGGATAAAAGGAATTCACTTGTAAGTTTCGTTGTGAATGGTATGCATCCTCATGACGTATCATCCATGTTGGATGAATATGGTATCGCGGTCAGAGCAGGTTATCATTGTGCAGAACCGTTACATAAACGATTTAATATGCAACCTACGGTAAGGGCAAGCTTCTCTGTATACAATACAGAAGACGAAGTTAAATACTTCTTGGAGATACTGGATAAAGTTATCAGTGAATTTGTTGGATGA
- a CDS encoding FAD-dependent thymidylate synthase encodes MAVQYRYDHQLQIAGIQNDSGWHRMNVLTLLQSPGNKQPSVSAYLGARYSRSADSVYDIAAEVMRKGTDAASRLESIFHGYGHKSVGDMADVFICFENVPMITAMRLFNTNLVIAGQERSTRFQNFEDPQFIDLPLDIDVSPELREEYGAIIHEWMKHYREMLPSTQDALGEFFEVDREDPKQASVLMARTFDTVRYFLPLGLQTSLGYVMSARSWSELISRLRGSNQRIDLELGEMLYELLVSNDELTSKGYVPEVDGLIRHADANKTQREMFLKACEYLSSVGLDTLGGIKMPELSRIGQYLKVGRNPDPVDSFIQHMLLLLFPLSTEHKILTANERTELGKIFFEFHNHHKLAGNIAQSGAYMIDGMADQGVLKDLNRHRSFERFVPLWDNSVDMTQELDRNPENSFFLCEYLYNTGFESLRGEFSDRMTQVYDRIQKWHTTALKELGEDLAREFTRYLLPHAHATRYRFYASLDDLQYTINLRTRNGGHIAYRKHTYDWLRDLVVLDPFWKGLEKKLPKVDAESKEQFMDRS; translated from the coding sequence ATGGCAGTCCAGTACAGATACGATCATCAGTTACAGATAGCCGGTATCCAAAATGATTCAGGTTGGCACCGAATGAATGTGTTGACCCTATTGCAATCACCTGGGAACAAGCAACCTTCTGTAAGTGCTTATCTAGGTGCGAGATATAGTAGAAGCGCAGATTCTGTGTATGACATCGCTGCGGAGGTAATGCGAAAGGGTACTGATGCAGCTTCAAGATTAGAATCGATATTTCATGGATACGGACATAAGTCAGTAGGGGATATGGCAGATGTGTTCATCTGCTTTGAAAACGTTCCCATGATAACTGCGATGAGATTGTTCAATACCAATCTAGTTATTGCCGGTCAGGAGAGATCCACGAGATTTCAGAACTTTGAAGATCCACAATTTATCGACCTACCTTTAGATATCGATGTCTCACCTGAATTGAGGGAAGAGTATGGTGCGATCATACATGAGTGGATGAAACACTATCGAGAGATGTTACCAAGCACCCAAGATGCGTTAGGTGAATTCTTTGAGGTCGATCGAGAGGATCCTAAACAAGCTTCTGTATTGATGGCTAGGACATTCGATACCGTAAGGTATTTTTTGCCTTTGGGACTGCAGACAAGTTTGGGTTATGTAATGTCGGCAAGGTCATGGTCTGAACTTATATCAAGATTGCGTGGAAGCAATCAGCGTATCGATCTAGAACTTGGAGAGATGTTATATGAACTCCTTGTATCAAATGACGAATTGACCTCAAAGGGATATGTTCCCGAAGTAGACGGGTTGATCCGACATGCAGATGCAAATAAGACTCAACGAGAGATGTTCCTCAAGGCTTGCGAGTACTTGAGTTCGGTCGGGTTGGATACCCTCGGGGGTATAAAGATGCCTGAGCTGTCAAGGATAGGGCAGTATCTAAAGGTCGGGAGGAATCCGGATCCAGTAGATTCCTTCATTCAGCATATGTTGCTTTTGCTATTCCCGTTATCGACAGAACATAAGATATTGACTGCAAATGAAAGAACAGAATTAGGCAAGATATTCTTTGAATTCCATAATCACCATAAATTAGCGGGAAATATTGCTCAATCAGGTGCATATATGATCGATGGTATGGCAGATCAAGGGGTCTTGAAAGACCTTAACAGGCATAGGAGCTTTGAAAGGTTTGTACCGTTATGGGACAATTCCGTAGATATGACCCAAGAATTAGATCGTAACCCTGAGAACTCATTCTTTTTATGTGAATATCTTTACAATACAGGTTTTGAATCTCTCAGGGGAGAATTCTCCGATAGGATGACACAGGTATATGATCGTATCCAGAAATGGCACACAACTGCATTAAAGGAGCTTGGTGAAGATCTTGCAAGGGAGTTCACACGCTATCTGCTCCCACATGCCCATGCTACTAGATATAGGTTCTACGCCTCCTTGGACGACCTGCAATACACCATAAACCTACGAACACGCAATGGCGGGCATATCGCCTACAGGAAGCACACATATGATTGGCTGAGAGATCTGGTGGTCTTAGATCCATTCTGGAAGGGTTTGGAGAAAAAGCTCCCGAAGGTTGATGCCGAGAGTAAGGAACAGTTTATGGATAGGTCGTAG
- a CDS encoding serine hydroxymethyltransferase, with the protein MMNLKQVDPQVADAISAEEDRIQRQLLMIPSENYTSAAVRQAVGSVVMNKYSEGEVGKRYYQGNENIDIIEGLARSRALQVFGLDPDGWDVEVQSVTGAHANSAIYSALLQPGDRMLGMYLFDGGHLSHGWKMSEERKTTHNSRVYESYFYRVDPKTEVFDYDKIDEIAKEVKPKIVISGGTAYPREIDHERLGKIAHDIGAYYLADVSHEAGLVLAGLNKRPFEHADVTMMTTRKTLRGPNGALIFSRKDISTEIRRSVFPGMQGGPLNNHIAGIAVALHEAMQPEFKQYAEQIIKNAKVLAEELMKKGYKVVSGGTDKHLVLLDLRPQGLLGKDAAIALEKANIITNANTIPNDPAPPMKPNGLRIGTPCLTSRGMTEEHMVSVVNWMDQVLSSINDEKLLGKLAQEVEQFARKFPVR; encoded by the coding sequence ATGATGAATTTAAAACAGGTGGATCCCCAAGTTGCTGATGCGATATCAGCAGAAGAAGACCGTATACAACGGCAATTACTTATGATCCCATCTGAAAACTACACAAGTGCTGCTGTTAGACAGGCAGTCGGGTCTGTAGTTATGAACAAATATTCAGAGGGAGAAGTAGGGAAACGGTATTATCAAGGTAACGAGAATATCGATATCATAGAAGGACTCGCACGAAGTCGTGCACTTCAGGTCTTTGGTCTTGACCCTGATGGGTGGGATGTGGAGGTACAATCGGTGACAGGCGCACATGCAAACTCAGCTATTTATTCAGCATTACTTCAACCCGGTGATAGGATGTTAGGGATGTATCTTTTTGATGGAGGTCATCTTTCACACGGATGGAAGATGTCTGAGGAAAGAAAGACGACCCACAATTCTCGAGTGTATGAATCGTATTTCTATCGTGTAGATCCCAAAACAGAAGTCTTTGATTACGACAAGATCGATGAGATCGCCAAAGAAGTTAAACCTAAGATCGTGATATCTGGCGGTACAGCTTATCCTCGCGAGATAGATCATGAAAGACTTGGAAAGATCGCTCATGATATAGGAGCGTATTATTTAGCGGATGTTTCTCATGAGGCTGGTTTAGTTTTGGCAGGTCTAAATAAGCGACCTTTTGAACATGCTGATGTGACGATGATGACCACACGAAAAACATTGCGAGGACCAAATGGAGCTTTGATATTCTCTAGAAAAGATATCTCAACCGAGATTCGTAGATCTGTATTCCCGGGTATGCAGGGGGGACCGTTGAACAACCACATTGCTGGTATAGCCGTGGCCCTACACGAAGCAATGCAACCCGAATTTAAACAATACGCAGAACAGATCATAAAGAATGCAAAGGTATTGGCTGAAGAGTTAATGAAGAAAGGGTACAAGGTAGTTTCGGGTGGTACTGATAAACATCTTGTCTTATTGGATCTGCGACCTCAAGGTCTACTTGGCAAGGATGCTGCTATTGCACTCGAGAAAGCAAATATCATAACCAATGCAAATACTATCCCCAATGATCCTGCCCCTCCAATGAAACCAAATGGTCTTAGGATCGGCACTCCTTGTTTGACAAGCAGAGGAATGACAGAAGAGCACATGGTGTCTGTTGTAAATTGGATGGATCAGGTTCTGAGCTCAATAAATGATGAGAAGTTGCTTGGCAAGTTAGCTCAAGAAGTAGAGCAATTTGCCAGAAAATTCCCTGTTAGGTGA
- a CDS encoding bifunctional 5,10-methylenetetrahydrofolate dehydrogenase/5,10-methenyltetrahydrofolate cyclohydrolase, with product MQILDGKNTAQKINDSIREQILKDLESLGRPPRIDMILVGDEYGSAKYVSMKEKRASELGFDGVVHRLEKSSKTKDVKNKVQELNLFNAVDGFMIQLPMPDHIDEVSVLEQIDPRKDVDGLTSVNLGKLFQKDPSAIASATPKGIMLLMENYGIELEGLNAVVVGRSKIVGLPMAALLNEANCTVTIAHSRTRDLKSICKRADILVSAVGMPNFITTDFIKPGAIVIDVGINKATEGNIPVGDVDYLKVAPMTSYITPVPGGVGPMTISALMWNTLHVWKSRSYEK from the coding sequence ATGCAGATCCTTGATGGAAAAAATACAGCACAAAAGATCAATGACTCGATACGAGAACAGATACTTAAAGATCTTGAATCGCTAGGACGACCTCCAAGGATCGATATGATACTGGTAGGAGATGAGTACGGAAGTGCGAAGTATGTTTCGATGAAAGAAAAAAGAGCGTCAGAACTCGGTTTTGACGGAGTCGTACATAGGCTGGAAAAGAGCTCTAAAACAAAAGATGTGAAAAACAAAGTACAGGAATTAAATCTTTTCAATGCAGTAGATGGCTTTATGATACAGCTCCCAATGCCAGACCATATTGATGAGGTTTCAGTACTAGAACAGATCGACCCCAGAAAAGATGTCGATGGACTCACCTCTGTGAATCTCGGTAAATTGTTCCAGAAAGACCCCTCTGCCATCGCATCTGCGACACCAAAAGGGATAATGCTACTTATGGAAAATTATGGAATAGAGCTCGAAGGACTTAATGCTGTTGTAGTGGGTAGGAGCAAGATCGTTGGTCTACCAATGGCAGCGTTGCTCAATGAGGCAAACTGCACGGTCACCATTGCACATTCAAGAACACGCGATCTTAAGTCAATATGCAAAAGGGCTGATATATTAGTATCTGCTGTTGGTATGCCAAACTTTATCACCACTGATTTCATCAAACCTGGTGCAATAGTTATAGATGTCGGTATCAATAAAGCTACAGAAGGCAATATCCCCGTGGGTGATGTCGATTATCTTAAAGTTGCACCGATGACATCATATATCACTCCTGTTCCGGGTGGGGTTGGTCCAATGACGATCTCTGCGCTGATGTGGAATACACTCCACGTGTGGAAGAGTCGGTCTTATGAAAAATAA
- a CDS encoding methyltransferase domain-containing protein, giving the protein MTILQILTIIIMICGYGIASAMIIRIFMVAVTLWTDVPFVPSDTASLKVALEALDLKKGDEVVDLGSGDGKFILYAAKRYRDVNFTGLELNKGLVLYSKINAKLMRLKNVSFIQGDIFQFDISKFTKVYLYLTSTFVSKLMPKFREELPSGARIVSVHFGFGEKNDSDPSITHVSVDKILGIDRVSIWNK; this is encoded by the coding sequence ATGACAATTTTACAAATACTCACAATCATCATCATGATATGTGGATATGGTATCGCTTCTGCCATGATCATACGCATATTTATGGTAGCGGTTACTCTGTGGACAGATGTACCATTCGTTCCTAGTGATACTGCATCTCTCAAAGTGGCATTAGAAGCCTTAGATCTAAAGAAGGGTGATGAAGTTGTGGATCTCGGCTCTGGAGATGGAAAATTCATACTATATGCTGCAAAACGATATCGAGATGTGAACTTTACAGGTCTTGAATTAAACAAGGGATTGGTACTCTACTCAAAGATCAATGCAAAATTGATGCGACTGAAGAATGTAAGTTTCATACAGGGAGACATCTTCCAATTTGATATATCAAAATTCACCAAAGTATACCTATACTTGACGAGCACTTTCGTTTCAAAGCTGATGCCCAAGTTCAGAGAGGAGTTACCCTCTGGTGCTAGGATCGTCTCGGTACACTTCGGATTTGGGGAAAAAAATGATTCAGACCCATCAATAACCCATGTGAGTGTTGATAAAATACTTGGTATAGACAGGGTGTCTATTTGGAATAAATAG